A single window of Aquarana catesbeiana isolate 2022-GZ linkage group LG10, ASM4218655v1, whole genome shotgun sequence DNA harbors:
- the LOC141110239 gene encoding polyamine-transporting ATPase 13A2-like, with protein MAMYSLIQFITVLILYTVDTNLGDFQFLLFDLVITATVAILMGRTGPASELGIKRPLGTLISIPVLGSLICQTLLVLLVLLMSYFLTTSQPWFHPVNITSPTHQHLPNYENTAIFCVSGFQYIILAIVLSKGYPFRKPLYTNILYLLALIILIAMMLWITLYPLLFMRNILKIMVLEDMSFKLVLVGIAAANFIAAFLIETSLDHGYCNFLKKLRKKKESKKLYKRLELYLRAQHSWPPVNQTLYPSRAKPSR; from the exons ATGGCAATGTACAGCCTGATCCAGTTCATCACTGTTCTCATCCTGTACACG GTGGACACCAATCTGGGCGACTTCCAGTTCCTCCTCTTTGATCTGGTTATCACTGCCACTGTGGCCATCCTGATGGGCAGAACCGGCCCGGCCAGCGAGCTGGGGATAAAGCGCCCGCTCGGCACTCTGATCAGTATTCCGGTCCTGGGGAGCTTGATATGTCAGACCCTGCTCGTCCTTCTCGTCCTGCTGATGTCCTACTTCCTGACCACATCGCAACCCTG GTTTCACCCGGTTAATATCACCAGCCCGACACATCAGCACCTCCCGAACTATGAAAACACGGCCATCTTCTGTGTGTCCGGATTCCAGTATATCATTCTCGCCATCGTCCTATCAAAAGGATATCCTTTCCGGAAGCCTCTGTACACCAACA TTCTGTACCTGCTGGCTCTGATCATCCTGATAGCGATGATGTTGTGGATCacactctaccccctcctcttcatgCGAAATATCCTGAAAATCATGGTCCTAGAAGATATGAGCTTCAAGCTGGTCTTAGTCGGGATCGCAGCCGCCAACTTTATAGCCGCCTTCCTCATTGAG ACCTCACTGGATCATGGCTACTGCAACTTTCTGAAGAAACTGCGCAAGAAAAAGGAATCGAAGAAGTTGTACAAGAGGTTAGAACTGTATCTCCGGGCGCAGCACTCTTGGCCCCCCGTAAATCAGACTTTGTACCCCAGCAGAGCCAAACCATCCAGGTAG